A single window of Doryrhamphus excisus isolate RoL2022-K1 chromosome 5, RoL_Dexc_1.0, whole genome shotgun sequence DNA harbors:
- the s1pr4 gene encoding sphingosine 1-phosphate receptor 4 has product MALLSSSCPHLYRSPASVSHGNASLSQVILRHYNHTGRLQNRTVSNSQNPVSASTAVFLFFSVLIILENSLVLVAVVSRILASRRWVYVCIANITLSDLLTGAAYLLNICMSGSRTFRLAPALWLFREGVLFVALAASIFSLLLIAVERYMTIMKPLPHKSASSTYYRIYGLVALCWVLALVLGFLPLLGWNCVCSLDRCSTLLPLYSKTYILFSLVIFFLILLAIGVLYSAIYCHVHKTATLAMQRCRKRSLALLKTVIIIMGVFMLCWGPLFLLLLVDFFCTSRQCAPLFSANVFIALAVINSGINPVIYALGSAEMRRAMARLLCGRCFCRKEAFSSKETSSTSESKARNLGAASPSKARKSWRKCRLSSTTSCLSVSSG; this is encoded by the coding sequence atgGCTCTTCTCTCATCCTCCTGCCCCCACTTGTACCGTTCACCAGCTAGCGTTTCCCACGGAAACGCCTCCCTCAGCCAAGTCATCCTGCGGCATTACAACCACACGGGCCGCCTGCAGAACCGGACGGTGTCAAACTCCCAGAACCCCGTCAGCGCCTCTACGGCCGTCTTCCTGTTTTTCAGCGTTCTCATCATTCTGGAGAATTCCTTGGTGCTGGTCGCTGTGGTTTCCCGCATCCTAGCCAGCCGACGTTGGGTCTACGTGTGCATCGCCAACATCACGCTCAGCGACCTCCTGACAGGTGCCGCTTACCTGCTCAACATCTGCATGTCCGGCAGTCGGACCTTCCGCCTGGCTCCGGCGCTTTGGCTTTTCCGAGAGGGTGTGCTGTTTGTGGCCTTGGCGGCGTCCATTTTTAGCTTGCTGCTGATCGCCGTGGAGCGTTACATGACCATCATGAAGCCGCTGCCTCACAAGTCCGCCAGCAGCACCTACTACAGGATCTACGGCCTGGTGGCCCTCTGCTGGGTTTTGGCGCTGGTGCTCGGGTTCCTCCCCTTGTTGGGATGGAACTGTGTGTGCAGCCTGGACCGGTGTTCCACCCTCCTGCCTCTCTATTCCAAGACCTACATCTTGTTCTCCCTGGTCATCTTCTTCCTGATTCTTCTGGCTATCGGCGTGCTCTACAGCGCCATCTACTGCCACGTGCACAAGACCGCGACGCTAGCGATGCAGCGCTGCCGCAAGCGCTCCTTGGCTTTGCTGAAaaccgtcatcatcatcatgggggTCTTCATGCTTTGCTGGGGGCCGCTGTTCCTTCTGCTGCTGGTGGACTTTTTCTGCACATCCCGTCAGTGCGCGCCGCTCTTCAGCGCCAATGTCTTCATCGCACTGGCGGTCATCAACTCGGGCATCAACCCCGTCATCTACGCTCTGGGCAGCGCCGAGATGAGGAGGGCCATGGCTCGCCTCCTGTGTGGCCGCTGCTTCTGTCGCAAGGAGGCCTTCTCCTCCAAGGAGACCAGCAGCACCTCGGAGAGCAAGGCCAGGAACCTCGGCGCCGCCTCCCCGAGTAAAGCTCGCAAGTCGTGGAGAAAATGCAGGCTCAGCTCCACCACCAGCTGCCTGTCAgtttcgagtggttag